Below is a genomic region from Triticum aestivum cultivar Chinese Spring unplaced genomic scaffold, IWGSC CS RefSeq v2.1 scaffold113894, whole genome shotgun sequence.
CCCCGTGATGCGCTTCATCTTGCGGTCTTCGACAAAGGCCGTCACCTCGGTGGCATACGAGACTAGCCTCCCGATCTGTTTGAAGGTGTGCGTGAGTGCGAAAATATATTTTAGAGCATATGCACCCAGGCCCTCTCTATCCAGCCATCCATTTTTTGCTTTAAGATCCGTGCAAgtacatttctcttttttgtttctcccacATAGAACACATCTAGAAGTTCAAACCTATGCGGCGTGACAAAGCTTTCTgagtagaatctaggataaatcgtacagatttttttgtcaaacataaatatacaaaatacgTTTTTTTTgattaaaaaatcatatttttagtATTTACGTcggacaaaaaaatctgaaagatttatcctagattctagttaGAAAGCTTTGCCATCCTGCATAGGTTCCAACTTCAAGATATGTTCTATGTGGGAgaagcaaaaaagagaaaattttgTATAGAAACTTAGTTGTACCGCACGGATCTTAAAGCGATATTGGAGAGTTAGGATAGCAGGGCCTGGATGCATATGCTCTAAAAATCCACGTCCTGCGTGAGCGCCTTCTTCTGGAGCAGCCACAAGAAGCCCGTGGAGCGGTTGTAGCCTACCTCCACGATGTCCGCTAGCGGCAGCAGGCCCAGTGGCATGTTggtctctgccaacagctccaccGCCTTCTCGGCACACAGCGCCGCACCATGGTACACCTCCGCGCCCTCCCTG
It encodes:
- the LOC123177203 gene encoding uncharacterized protein, giving the protein MASQAIEVNREGAEVYHGAALCAEKAVELLAETNMPLGLLPLADIVEIGRLVSYATEVTAFVEDRKMKRITGVKSTELLIWVTVSDMYIDKNDHSKISFKTPTGLRRTFPVSAYGKEDDNKHDVAK